One genomic region from Solwaraspora sp. WMMD792 encodes:
- a CDS encoding glycosyltransferase family 8 protein: MTTVFSPPPPAASNGHAPLPPIVCAIDDGYATPLQALMRSLAAAHPDGVGELHLLVVHHRLSQGSRTALTRVADELGLTIRLVAADGITARGPVSGWVSPAVYLRLQLAELLDLDGVILYLDADVLAVADLRPLLRRPLHGAALAAVRDPRNPLVGGGIALPGWRRLGVPAGRDYFNSGVMLMDLGQCRRTGLFERAAQFLADFPDEVRLWDQDALNVAADDQWLRLDRRWNTFVLSPLVDQPGFVHTDTEPVMPLAQLLDDEHTAAVLHFAGSDKPWLPGYPAGPALQRYRSFLLATSEASR, encoded by the coding sequence ATGACCACTGTCTTTTCCCCACCCCCTCCTGCGGCATCGAACGGCCATGCGCCCCTGCCGCCCATCGTCTGCGCGATCGATGACGGCTACGCCACGCCATTGCAGGCGTTGATGCGCTCGCTGGCCGCCGCACACCCCGACGGCGTCGGCGAGCTGCACCTGTTGGTCGTGCATCACCGGCTGAGCCAGGGCAGCCGAACGGCGTTGACCCGCGTCGCCGACGAGCTTGGCCTAACGATCCGGCTCGTCGCCGCCGATGGCATCACTGCGCGCGGACCTGTGTCCGGCTGGGTCAGCCCGGCGGTCTATCTCCGCCTGCAGCTCGCCGAGCTTCTCGATCTCGATGGTGTGATCCTCTACCTTGACGCCGACGTGCTCGCAGTCGCCGATCTGCGGCCGCTACTGCGCCGGCCACTACACGGAGCGGCGCTGGCGGCGGTGCGTGACCCGCGAAATCCGCTGGTTGGCGGCGGGATCGCCCTGCCCGGATGGAGGCGCCTGGGCGTACCCGCTGGGCGGGACTACTTCAACTCCGGCGTCATGCTGATGGACCTCGGGCAGTGCCGCAGGACGGGGCTGTTCGAGCGGGCGGCCCAGTTCCTGGCCGACTTCCCGGACGAGGTACGACTCTGGGATCAGGACGCACTCAACGTGGCGGCTGACGATCAGTGGCTGCGGCTGGACCGCCGGTGGAACACCTTCGTGCTTTCCCCCTTGGTCGACCAGCCCGGCTTCGTCCACACCGACACCGAGCCGGTGATGCCGCTTGCGCAACTGCTCGACGACGAGCACACCGCGGCCGTGCTCCACTTCGCGGGCAGCGACAAGCCGTGGCTTCCCGGCTACCCGGCCGGCCCGGCGCTGCAGCGCTACCGGTCTTTCCTGCTCGCCACTTCAGAAGCAAGCCGATGA